DNA sequence from the Xyrauchen texanus isolate HMW12.3.18 chromosome 32, RBS_HiC_50CHRs, whole genome shotgun sequence genome:
AGAGGAATTAATACTTCCATCAGCAGTGGATATGTGCCGAGTGATGATCGGGGAGGAGGCCGCGAATAAGATTAAATCCATACCGCTGTCCAACAATACAGTAAGCAGGCGGATCAAAGACATTTCTTTTGATGTAAAATCTCAACTGACCAAAAGATTACGATCGTGTGAGCAGTTCGCACTTCAGCTTGATGAATGCACTGACGTTAGTAGTGCTGCGCAGGTATTAGTGTACGTTCGATATTTATGGGACAGTAAAATTATGGaagatttttattttcaaaagaactCGAGGGAGAGCTACAGGTGAGGAAATTTTCAAAATGTTGGACACTTTTATGGTAGAAGAAAATCTGAGCTGGGAAAAATGCGTGTCTGTTTGCACTGATGGTGCGGCAGCAATGACTGGGCGCAAGAGTGGAGTTGTCACCCGAATTCAAGCCATAAATCCAAAGATCACAGCCACTCACTGTATGCTTCATCGTCAAGCACTTGCATCGAAGTTAATGGCACCCGACCTGCATGATGTGTTGGAAGTAGTAGTAGCGGCTGTCAACTTCGTGAAGTCAAGACCGTTAAAGTCACGTCTCTTCGCAAAACTATGCACAGAGATGGGAGCAGCTCATGATCGGCTACTGTTCCATTCAGAGGTGCGGTGGCTCTCGCGTGGAAAAGTTTTACAGCGAGTGTTTGAACTCAGACGTGAGCTTCATGATTTTTGAAAGAACATAAACCTGATCTAGAACTGTTTTTTCTGACCAACAGTGGATGGCAAAACTAGCCTACCTTGCAGACATTTTCAGTAGTCTCAATGGACTGAATCTGTCCATTCAGGGATGTTATTCCACAATACTGGAGGCAAGTGACAAAATAAATGCTTTCAGGAGAAAAATTGACCTGTGGGTACACAAACTACAAAGAGGCATCACTGACATGTTTCCAAATCTATCAGAATTTTTGGATACAAACTGCATGGCAGTGGACTTCATGCTCAACACCATTACCAGTCACCTCACCTCACTGAATGAACATTTCAGTCGCTACTTCACAGACATTGACATGGAGAAATATGACTGGGTTCGAGATCCCTTTTCTTGTGATGTGATGGCCAGTGGCCTCAGTGGAAAGGCTGAAGATGAACTTTGGAACTGTCCAGTGATCGTACTCTCAGGATGAGATTTAATCAGCAGGGCCCAGCAGAATTTTGGCCCACAGTTGAAAAGGAGTACAAGGAGGTTGCTCTTCAGGCCATGAGAATATTGCTGCCTTTCCCAACAACATACCTTTGTGAGGCATCTTTCTCAGCCATGATggcaataaagacaaaatacaggGCACGGCTTAATGTGGAAGATGACTTGAGAGTTTGCCTGTCCCCAATAACACCCAGAATTGATAAGCTCTGCAAAGAAAGACAGTCTCACCCTTCCCACTGAGGTTGTGTGTACTTGAACAGTGGTTACTAAATTGATGTGTCTGCATGTGTCTTCTATATTgaaaaactatttctttaagtagagcagaattttttttgtttcttgcaGAAAAAAAGATTGCTGAAAAAACAGATTGCTGTTCAAATTGCAAACCAAACTTGAGCCACTGTCATTTACTACATTAAAATTTAAGAAGTTTAATGCGCTTTTTTACAATCAGTAAATTAGTTTTTCAGTGTTCATCTTTTACTATGAACATCATAAATTACTGTTCAGTATTCAATACTTTTGTTGCACTTTTCAGACAATATTATTGTTAACtgtcaaaactatttttttataaaagaaatttatattttatgaaatgtAGAATTTAACTAATTTTGTATATTCAACATCAGAGACATAAAGCTACAAACAGAACTGTTGTTCCAGCATTGTAcaaattcatttgtttttggtaAAATCTAAAATTTGTAAGTAAAATTGTACGTTTGAGGATGTTTTCGTCATGAGTTTTCTTTTGGGGGGCCACAAAAGGATTCACCCTACACAAGGGGGCCTCCTCctgaaaaagtttgagaaccactggcctaaggtgccttctaacacggcacggtctacggtcctgcaggcttttcatcctccacctcatgtgtcggcagaagaagagaggctccatttgctctgccctgtcagagctttgagcgtttacctcgagaggtcctcttcttggaggaggtcggaccaactgttagtgtgttttggatcacctaagaaggggctccctgcctcgaaacaaaccattagtaattggattgttcaggctattatctcggcctacaaggtgcgcaatttgccttcacctttggccataagggctcattcaactagaggcatggcgtcctctagggcacTCTTAatgggagtacccctccaggagatctgtgaggcagccggttgggctaccccgcacactttcatcaggttctatagtctgcacctccctagtacgcctggcgcacgtgtgctctcgtcctagctgagtgcctgagttcagtttcactctagggcaggccttttttcggtgcgtggcctagtgggcattcgttccccaaagagtcgttttcaacgacgcagtgcgagttccctcggaagggaacgtctcgggttatgactataacccttgttccctgagaagggaacgagacactgcgtcgtcctgccacgcccctcaatgcctgggagcggcttgcttcatcgctaggctaatgtgtttgtgtgccggcgtcacttttatgcatccggttatgccgtcacatgttacgtcatgacacAACACcgatcaagattggaatagtttcattcataattcagaggcgcacgctaaggagcattccccaaagagtcattttcaacgacgcagtgtctcgttcccttctcagggaacaagggttatagtcataacccgagacgttttccttctgtgtaaaatctgttataaaaaaagaaaatggataGTTAAtgtacggtggcccagtagtgcacaacacaacgaaattcaaatagcaaacataagttcacaacacaacggaaacaagccacaacacaacgcaaaaaagccgcaacacaacggaaacaagccacaacacaacgaaatagccacaacacaacggaatagccacaacacaacggaaatgctcccgaccactagggggacaggtggtctccggaaacggtaaattgctctcaatctcccatgcgttatcgctggcggtctggattagtgatgggcaatccggctctttttcgtgagttggctcgtttgactcagctcactgaaaagagccggctcttttggctcacaaacggctctttaaaaaaaaatgttttctctatgataggtgtgaaaacaattctaattcaattattaaatgaaatcatactcgcaatgtctcacaatttctttaaaaatgcattgatttgttatgaaaaaataatactattaagcatttgcattagaactttttaatgtatagaaacaacattcaaaacaaaacacTTACACAGATAATCTCTTGTCCCGAtcatagacagtaaaagaaagGTCCCGATTCGACTCCTGAGGAAATATCGGCTATTTAGTGCTGACGctgccccctagtggtcgggatcatttccgttgtgttgtggctattccgttgtgttgtggctattccgttgtgttgtggctatttcgttgtgttgtggcttgtttccgttgtgttgcggcttttttgcgttgtgttgtggcttgtttccgttgtgttgtgaacttatgtttgctttttgaatttctttgtgttgtgcactactgggccaccgtatTAATGGTTTGTTTccatgaatgaaaataaaatccaTGATTAAAATAAAACCATATGTACTTTAttagacataaataaataaacaaggcaATCCCTTAAAGTAGTCTGTTTAAATATTTCTAATTGGATTAGCCTTCTACAGGATTATTAAACTAGCCAGCTGCAGATCAagaaaacgtctcaggttacgactgtaaccctagttccctgagaagggaacgagacgatgcgtcgatgacgctttgggcgTCATCgtacgtatgtcaactagtccaatggaatgaatgaacgccacgggcgggtgacgtcatgaccaggaaaggatataagcacattcggtgcgttactcgcgttagcttttagagccgaagcaaagtcgatcgcagggatgcaggaagtatggcagggcgacgcatcgtctcgttcccttctcagggaactagggttacagtcgtaacctgagacgttcccttacgagggaactcgcgatgcgtcgatgacgctttgggaacaatAATACCCAAtacgccataattacaaaatgccagatgataaaaactgtcggcaaatcagtaaaaagcacctgggatcctggggcagcttccaggtccaggctataaaacctcacaaaagttagcagcgaggaccaacctgccgcatcagaaACCTCCTGAAGAGAAACTCCTGATAcgagggctttagaggccgccatacttcgagtagagtgagctctgaccaccgaagggcacggctggccagaggactcatatgcaagagaaatagcctcagctatccacttactgattagatcttctccacggggcagccctgtgggcataagtgtccagtgctcgcactggacacaagagattcagtttttcctggtctgaagatgtaaacggaggaggacagaatgcctgcagtGCAATAGGCCTTGGAATATTGGTTGGCACCCTAGTTCGAACCacaggcctcagcctcaaggtgccacgaaggaaacgaataatcagggggtctcgacccaaagatgtcctacccacaggggcgtggaaggccgcaatggccgccacgtaaacctttaaggtagaaggacatgaacctgatgtaaaacgatactggagaaactcaagtactgtgttgactgaacagttaactggatcttgctgatgctggtgacaccaagacgtgaaaactttccacttaagtgtatataatttcctcatggctggagctctggagctaagaatggtctcaccgacctcagtcgagagaccactctctaaaagttgggccccctcagaggccaaacccataggttccaaatctccggtcgggggtgaaatattgtgccccctgcctgagacagaaggtctctcctgacgGGTACCTCGAAAGgagggccgtcgaggagatgaattaggtccgcaaaccaaattcgactcggccagcgtggagctactaataatagacttactccgtcctggcggactctctccagaactcctgggagcagagcaacagggggaaatgcgtacagacgtagcctcggccacgtctgtaccatagcgtccaaccccaagggcaccgtattctgaggtgtacaccgctccaccctgttaaagtgaacagccacttcggcgacctgaagcatactggcaggaaacaaccgaactgactgtttttgaacccccctcagagggctcacgtccgacgcaacatcgagtcgacattgcgccgaactttcgctggataccactgcgccccgaagcaccaagggtggcggggttggcagactggtcccatgaggaccccgaagtggagcgggcaccgtattctgaggtgtacaccgctccaccctgttaaaggaacagccacttcggcgacctgaagcatattggcaggaaacaaccgaactgactgtttttgaacccccctcagagggctcacgtccgacacaacatcgagtcgacattgcgccgaactttcgctggataccactgcgccccgaagcaccaagggtggcggggttggcagactggtcccatgaggaccccgaagtggagcgagcaccgtattctgaggtgtacaccgctccacctcagttggggctgtcctcgatggtctgacgtgcatAGCATCAGGACCTTTTTTTctgagccgaagccttcttaTCCGTAAGTACAgtcctcagatccggcttagacttagccgacttcggctgagagtgttggctcggtccccaagatttcgggggagcacgagatgcaacacttattttctgttgcacacggtgcgaggagcttggctggggatgctcacgcccagcatccccagggggatggactcggcgaggaaggaattttttaaaagcctcagattgttttttattttctagaaatctttcaacaaccgtattcaccgagtcaccgaagagaccagagggagacacaggggcatctaaaagaaaagcccgctctttatctttaatctctgcaagatttaaccaaagatgtctctcagtagctacgagggctgccatagaccgcccaatagcacgggcggtctccttcgtagctctgagagaaagatctgtagcccgacgaagttctcgaatttcgtcgggactaactccctcactcctatcgatatcccccagcagatctgcatgataggcttggagcactgccatcgtgtgcagacaggctccagcttgacctgctgccgtataagccttacccactaaattggatgtggtttttagtggtttattcggcaacacgggGTCCTTCAGGGATgatgctgacccaggagacagatagctcgcgagtgtctgttccgctgggggcatcgacccataaccaaaatctttcagccccttaatatttgaatatgtgtgaacaaGGGGACTAAAAAGATGtgacgaatatggtttattccatgatctacatagctcaccatgtagatcaggaaaaaatggaagggcctgtgattgagatgaaacattagatgCTTCTagaaaacgctcgtctaatttgcttttaggacaagtatctcttttttctgctggccagtcaatatttaatttaccAACAGCAtgagttatcacctcaataagctcctcatatgctggggagagggatggcgaatcctctccccttattgtgttagtgtttgtgtcactctcatgAATGCTCAGTAACTCTATctcctcagagctagagcaccgaagcatcgggctctcttcccgggcggaagaagccgcagcgcgggcttccgacaccggcaagacagcaatggatccctcgggtaaaggaggagataaggcaGAGCCCGTCTCTAACCCCGccgagagatccatttgcgaaccccaagagagccttctccgagctgccttggcagccgcgggtccagaaccctgaggttcgcgagcctgtccatcatcctcaaatgcggacagacGGGAGCGGAGCATGCGGAGCGGCAGACGCTCACAATGGTGACAGTCAGCCCCCTCGAAAgctgacatcgcatgctccactcccaaacaaactacacaaagctcatgtgtatctccacccgtgatataatgagggcaaggagaagcacaggctttaaatggttgttttgccataatatcaatatgagagacagacaacaataaataagacagacagttttgacacagagcgctttgctgaggcacaaaagctaacgcgagtaacgcaccggatgtgcttatatcctttcctggtcatgacgtctcctgcccgtggcgttcattcattccattggactagttgacatacgtgcttcaggggcgttcacgcaaaggcgttcccaaagcgtcatcgacgcatcgcgagttccctcgtaagggaactaagacttgacttgaacttgtgaccaaagacttgagacttgacttagacttggctTTGAAAGACgtgagacttgacttgacctcAGGTCCTACCTACATTTTAATCTTTTCCTCACAGATATATTATGGCTTAAGAAGACTTGTAGCATAAGGATCACTATATACAGGGTtgtggagtaacggaatacatgtaatgggattacgtatttaaaatacaaaatataagtaactgtattccactatagtttacaatttaaatcattggtaattagaatagagttacattcaaaaagtatattgattactgaagagattactttgcattttattgtcatttgtttaatttaatatgtattatttttagatggaaaacatttatacatataaatgatgtgagccaaagtgcatttgaacagtggtgaaacactttcttttgatgcattacattcatacgagcagacaaagTAAGTTAGAAGTAAGTtctgagcagaagaaatagaaataaaccttgagtaaactgtcagctttattccaagctaaaatgcaatttacttgccattttacatgcacatattaccAGGCCAGGTAATatacaatatttcagctctatgggtcctcacaatgcaagtgaatagtgaccagaacattgaagatacaaaaagcacaaaggtagcattaaagatatgaatatgactccagtggtttaatccatgtctttataaGCAAAATTAtaggggtgggtgagaaacagatgaatatttaagtcatttttaatatgcattttcctccctgcccattaggtggaggagacaaatatgaaaatgaaagtgaaagtggagattgatagtaaaaaagtacttatatgttgatctgtttctcaaccacactaaTCATATCACTACAGAatacatatttatgcatttggcagacgcttttatccaaagcgacttacaaagcccttattacagggacaatccccctggagcaacctggagttaagtgccttgctcaaggacacaatggtggtggctgtggggctcaaaccagcatccttctgattaccagattaccagttatgtgctttagatcactacaccaccaccactccatggaatacatggattcaaccactggagtcttatggattactttatgccaccttaatgtgctttttgaccaccattcacagagatattcttctaaaaatctttgtttgtgttcaacagaagaaagtcctaAAAATCTGACGGTGGTGAGTAAATTagataattgttatttttggttgaactaaccctttaagcatcacttttctttttactctgtaattattgattttgaggatatttaattgtgcaaataaatacaatgtatactgttaatatacattttgacaaagaTTATTTCTATGCATTTAGGAAGAGGAGCTTGAATAAGCACAGAAATAAATAGATGTCATCAATGCTTTGGAGCAGGAAGAGTGAAAGTTGCCTTTCAACCCACTGGATGTATTGATTGTCCTTGAAACTGAGTTGGGGACATTTTTCAAAACTTGGGTCAGTGCACTGACTTTTTGGGCTACTTTATGCCATTCACATTAGCTACCA
Encoded proteins:
- the LOC127625978 gene encoding zinc finger BED domain-containing protein 5-like, encoding MEYSDGRPQCTLCLKILSVEALKPYKLNRHLTTIHPEHANKSKDFFQRKKEEYVKQKVRLTNITTIPEKAQHASYLAALRIAKCKKPHTVGEELILPSAVDMCRVMIGEEAANKIKSIPLSNNTVSRRIKDISFDVKSQLTKRLRSLKLWKIFIFKRTRGRATGEEIFKMLDTFMVEENLSWEKCVSVCTDGAAAMTGRKSGVVTRIQAINPKITATHCMLHRQALASKLMAPDLHDVLEVVVAAVNFVKSRPLKSRLFAKLCTEMGAAHDRLLFHSEVRWLSRGKVLQRVFELRQFLDTNCMAVDFMLNTITSHLTSLNEHFSRYFTDIDMEKYDWVRDPFSCDVMASGLSGKAEDELWNCPVIVLSG